GCTGACAGCACGGGCATCGGTCGAGTGCCCGGCTCAGACTTCGCGCGATGGCGATGCGCAGAGTGGCGATGGAAGCCGGCACATGGCGCTCAGGGCGCAACGGGAGAACCGCGGGGTCGGTAACCCTCGGGTAGCGCAGGCGCTTTGCGGCGCCCGGGTCGAGGTGGAGCCGAGGGGGGAATCGCGGCCCGTTCGCGGACCAGGAATCCGTAGGCGGCGATGCACAAGGTGGCGTGATGGTGGAACCCCCGCCAGCCGCGGCCTTCGTAATGGCCCAGCCCCAGTTCCTGCTTGAGCTCCAGGTAATCGCGTTCGATCCGCCAGCGTCCCTTGGCGGTGCCGACCAGATCATCCAGCGACGCGGTCTCCGCCAGGGTGGACAGCCAGTATTTGCTCGGCTCATCCTCGTCGGCGGGCCACTCGATCAGCAGCCATTCCGCCGGACGGAGTTCAGCCCGCTCGTTGTCGCGATGGGCGGGGTGGACGCGGATGGCGGCGAAGCGGGAGGTGAGCGGCGCGTTGGTGCCTTCACGCCAAGTCACCGTGCGCCACGCCGTCGGCACCAGCCCCTTGGCCAGGATCTTCGCCGACACCGGTTCATGCCCCGGCGCCCGGCGCAACCCCTTCGGCGGCCGCCCCCTGCCGCTCCAGGGCTTCGGCGGCAGCGGTGTCACGCCCGGCGGCCAGAGGCTGGTCGACGACTGGATGCCCGCGACATAGGCAAGCCCCAATGCGCTGATCCCGGCGCGCAGATCGGTATCGGTGCCGTAGCCGGCGTCCATCAGCACCACGCCGGGCGGCAGGCCAACTGCCATGGCCGCGCGGATCTGCTCCAGGGCGATGGCGGGCTTGGTCTGGAAGGCGACATCATCCGGGATGCCGGTCTTGGCGCGCCGCACGGCATCGTCGGCCCAGGTCTCGGGCAGATAGAGCCGCAACGCGACGGGCAGGCTGGCATGATCGGTGGCCAGCGACAGCGAGACGGCGACCTGGCAGTTGTCCTGTTTGCCGAGCTGGCCGCAGTACTGGCGCGCCACGCCGACCGAATGGCGGCCTTTCTTGGGCAGGCCGGTGTCGTCGATGATCCAGAACCGGAGCGGGCCGCACTCCAGCAGGGCTGGCAGCACCAAGTCGCGGACCGCTTCCAGAACAGCACTATCGTCCCAGGCGGCCTTGGCGACGAAATGATGCAAGGATTGGTGGGCGGCGCCGACCCGGCCGGGCTCGACGCGCGCGGCCATCGGTTCGACGCTCTTGCGCTCCCCCGGCAGCATCAGGCCGGTGCAATAGGCGCGAAACGGTGCTGCACGATCGGCGTGACCAAGCGCCGCGGCAAGACGCTCGACATAGGCTGTGAACCGTGATTCGCTGGTGTTCTCCGACCCGCCGAGATCCATGACGCCTCCCGAACGAAGCATGAATCTCATTCAATACCGCGGGCCGCCACGCGGCGCCAGATTTATGACACAGTAGAACTAATTGGGTGCCAGTGGCGGCTTGTTCCGGTTCGAGGTGGGGTATCGCAGCGAGACATCCGTTTCACGGAATTGACCGTTTGCATGGACGATGCAAAGATCAGGAAATGAATGGCATATGATGTGCCATTCTGGAAAGTTAGCGTTGGCGGAAGTGATGAATATAGATATTAGGGAAATATACGACGCAATTCACCGTGGTGATTTACGCTTTGCGATGTGGGTTATGCGGCATTTGTCGCCTGAGTTGGAGAATTTATTCCGAGATAGTGATGATCCTGCTGTAAGGCTTTGCTATCTTAGGGCAAAAGCCATGACCTATCGTGCTCTTGAGATATATCGGCCTTGCCCGATCCTTGGGCCTGCAGGACCGACTTTGCGGCCACGGCAGCGTGCAATGATTGAAACCATTCTGACGAACCATTGGATGTCCTGGCAACGGGGGAATACGCCCGAACCAGTCTGCCGCAATGTGTTCAAGCGTTCAGAAGGAGAGGAAGAACTTAGAGGAGATGATGCCAAGGTCGCTATTGTTTTTGGAAGGCATATACATTCTAATCCTCTGTACATAGAAAGTGATTTCTATGTACACTTTAATAAATCATGCAAAGATTACGGTTGTGACGTTTATGCATATAATGCTGACGATATTACATATAGCCAAGAAATTAAAAATAAAAATAATATATGCATCAATAAAAGTCTCGATGAATTGAGTAATTTTCTTGAGAAAGTTAGGCCGGATATTGTGGTTACGGATGGTAATTTTTCTCCATCTAAGGATACGATAAATTCAAAATATTGGATGGAGAAGAAGGAATTACTTAAATTCAAGCTGGCAATTTGCGTTGGGGACAGTTATGACGATTCCTGCAATATACAGGAATGGCTGGATTGCTCTGATGTCGTCATTACAATGAATGAAACATCATTGCAAACATATGGCAAAAGAAATGTCATGACTATACCATCCATTCCATTAAGTGAGAGTCTTCTGAAGGAATCAGATAGTAAAGATATACCGATTTCTTGTATTGGATCTGCAAATAGAAATCGTGATGCTTGGCTTCGGCCTTTTCAGGCTCTGGGGGTGAAAATATTTGCATCCTTGCACGACAGGACCAAAGAAAATGCGCCAAATTCAGAGAAATATAGAGATATAATGGGGAGATCAAAAATTATATTTAATAATGGTGTTGTTTCTCCTCTTGTTCATATCCAAACTGGTAGATTTTATGAGGCAATTATGTCTAAAGCAGTTGTTTTGGAAGAGGTTGGATCTCCGGCATACAAATATTTTTCTGAGTATGTCCATTACATACCCGTAGCTAATATAGATCAGGCCATATCTTTCAGCCAGTTCCTTCTGGAGAACGAGGATTGGAGGTCTATGATCGCAAATTCTGCAAAGGATTATTGGAATAAATATTATGCGACTACTTTATTCTGGGAATCTCTCATACGAAGGCTGAAATGAGAAACAAAGAGTGCAAGTTTCAATATTGAGAATCATGAGTGAATGCGGAATATAGTAAATAAGAATTACAACAAAATATTGCAAAATCAGAGAAAAATACCTGTCATAGTGGCAAGCTAACCCATTGGCTTGCCACTATGAACTCAGTGCTACGATCATCGCCTGGATTGCCCGTTCGACTTCGTCGTCCTCCAGTTCCGTGATCCGTGCGGCCAGGCGCTCGATCAACACCGCCTGCTCCAAAAGCAAGGTGCCCTTCTTGGCATCACTCAGGCTGTGGCGCGGCGGGGTCTCCATCC
This region of Azospirillum thiophilum genomic DNA includes:
- a CDS encoding IS701 family transposase, whose protein sequence is MDLGGSENTSESRFTAYVERLAAALGHADRAAPFRAYCTGLMLPGERKSVEPMAARVEPGRVGAAHQSLHHFVAKAAWDDSAVLEAVRDLVLPALLECGPLRFWIIDDTGLPKKGRHSVGVARQYCGQLGKQDNCQVAVSLSLATDHASLPVALRLYLPETWADDAVRRAKTGIPDDVAFQTKPAIALEQIRAAMAVGLPPGVVLMDAGYGTDTDLRAGISALGLAYVAGIQSSTSLWPPGVTPLPPKPWSGRGRPPKGLRRAPGHEPVSAKILAKGLVPTAWRTVTWREGTNAPLTSRFAAIRVHPAHRDNERAELRPAEWLLIEWPADEDEPSKYWLSTLAETASLDDLVGTAKGRWRIERDYLELKQELGLGHYEGRGWRGFHHHATLCIAAYGFLVRERAAIPPSAPPRPGRRKAPALPEGYRPRGSPVAP
- a CDS encoding glycosyltransferase family protein, with product MMNIDIREIYDAIHRGDLRFAMWVMRHLSPELENLFRDSDDPAVRLCYLRAKAMTYRALEIYRPCPILGPAGPTLRPRQRAMIETILTNHWMSWQRGNTPEPVCRNVFKRSEGEEELRGDDAKVAIVFGRHIHSNPLYIESDFYVHFNKSCKDYGCDVYAYNADDITYSQEIKNKNNICINKSLDELSNFLEKVRPDIVVTDGNFSPSKDTINSKYWMEKKELLKFKLAICVGDSYDDSCNIQEWLDCSDVVITMNETSLQTYGKRNVMTIPSIPLSESLLKESDSKDIPISCIGSANRNRDAWLRPFQALGVKIFASLHDRTKENAPNSEKYRDIMGRSKIIFNNGVVSPLVHIQTGRFYEAIMSKAVVLEEVGSPAYKYFSEYVHYIPVANIDQAISFSQFLLENEDWRSMIANSAKDYWNKYYATTLFWESLIRRLK